In Natronomonas halophila, one DNA window encodes the following:
- a CDS encoding histidine kinase, with protein sequence MKRTIAILFAVLVVASAFAAPAAAQPGDTVDECQNADEGPSGDAGPPGFVGGLLGGVAGFLGDLFSGLPVPNFVKGFFGASTC encoded by the coding sequence ATGAAGCGAACGATAGCAATCCTGTTCGCCGTGCTGGTCGTCGCGAGTGCCTTCGCCGCGCCCGCGGCCGCACAGCCCGGCGACACCGTCGACGAGTGTCAGAACGCCGACGAAGGCCCGAGCGGCGATGCGGGGCCGCCGGGCTTCGTGGGCGGCCTCCTCGGCGGCGTCGCCGGGTTCCTCGGTGACCTCTTCAGCGGGCTGCCGGTGCCCAACTTCGTCAAGGGCTTTTTCGGCGCTTCGACCTGCTGA
- a CDS encoding WD40/YVTN/BNR-like repeat-containing protein, which translates to MNLLLGARTGVFRGDPEAAEDPVRVLDSDRVLRVRTFGPRVYAATRGGLYRSLDSGRSWTHIETPRPEVYSVLEAPVGERLYIGTHPAHIYVSEDAGETWDGCESLQDLPSREEWYTPRHRNESHVRALRSAGGERVVAGIEVGGVHLSEDGGETWTERRQGVHDDIHHVLVRSVDEWVASTGNGLYRTRDSGRSWTRLDDGGDRRYFREAFAYDGRLYAAAAAGPPATWDGPKGTDAALYESCDGGDTLEPVEYAGSPGGFVLSWAAADGEVYAGTTDGLLLHREADGWFGVGSVPAEIGSLAAVE; encoded by the coding sequence ATGAACCTGCTTTTGGGGGCACGGACCGGGGTGTTTCGGGGCGACCCCGAGGCGGCCGAGGACCCGGTTCGCGTCCTCGATTCCGACCGCGTGCTCCGCGTGCGGACGTTCGGCCCGCGGGTCTATGCGGCGACCCGCGGCGGCCTCTACCGCTCGCTCGATAGCGGCCGGTCGTGGACCCATATCGAGACGCCGCGGCCGGAGGTGTATTCGGTGCTGGAAGCGCCGGTCGGCGAACGACTCTACATCGGCACCCATCCCGCCCATATCTACGTCTCCGAGGACGCGGGCGAGACGTGGGACGGGTGTGAGAGCCTCCAAGACCTCCCCTCACGCGAGGAGTGGTACACGCCGCGGCATCGCAACGAGTCTCACGTCCGGGCGCTCCGGTCTGCGGGCGGCGAGCGCGTCGTCGCCGGCATTGAGGTCGGTGGCGTCCACCTCAGCGAGGACGGCGGGGAGACGTGGACCGAGCGGCGACAGGGCGTTCACGACGATATCCATCACGTGCTCGTACGGAGCGTCGACGAATGGGTCGCCTCGACGGGCAACGGCCTCTATCGGACGCGCGATTCGGGGCGTTCGTGGACCCGCCTCGACGATGGCGGCGACCGGCGGTACTTCCGGGAGGCCTTCGCGTACGACGGCCGCCTCTATGCGGCCGCGGCGGCCGGCCCGCCGGCGACGTGGGATGGCCCGAAGGGAACCGATGCTGCCCTCTATGAGTCCTGCGACGGCGGCGACACGCTCGAACCCGTCGAGTACGCGGGCTCGCCCGGCGGGTTCGTCCTCTCGTGGGCCGCGGCCGACGGGGAGGTGTACGCGGGCACCACCGACGGCCTCCTGCTACACCGGGAAGCCGACGGCTGGTTCGGCGTCGGGTCGGTGCCGGCCGAAATCGGGTCGCTTGCGGCCGTCGAGTAG
- a CDS encoding lipase maturation factor family protein — MDLWSPESYWLVRLLFQRALAVIYLLAFLVAATQFRPLVGEDGLLPLSEYADNAAFKERPGLFHLVPSDRAIGIAAWSGVLLAVAAIVGVPYWLPDPFAIPASMLLWAAMWGLYLSFVNAGRIFYGYGWESMLLETGFLAIFLGAGASGPPVLVVWLVKWVLFRNMFGAGLIKIRGDDCWRELTCLDYHYETQPIPNPLSWFAHHLPDRFHRVEVLGNHVVELAVPFLYFAPQPYASIGGALTVGFQLWLMTTGNFAWLNALTIVQAIPTFSDEVLLSLAPSSVGASVPSAAPTPTYLQVAAVALTAVVVVRSVKPAANILSRTQAMNASFDPVHLVNTYGAFGSITKRRYQLVIEGTDAEEPGPDDWQEYDFKGQPVATDERPPQWAPYHLRLDWQLWFAAMRPQPGPRQRWLFRLLEKLLENDEATLSLINHNPFPDDPPEQIRVLRYRYEFTDPEERAETGEWWNRRQVGTYVEATDRSALRTGGIGRRRRRF; from the coding sequence ATGGACCTCTGGAGTCCCGAGAGCTACTGGCTCGTCCGACTCCTCTTTCAGCGCGCGCTTGCGGTCATCTACCTGCTTGCCTTCCTCGTCGCGGCGACACAGTTCCGGCCGCTGGTCGGCGAGGACGGCCTGCTGCCGCTTTCCGAATACGCCGACAACGCGGCGTTCAAGGAGCGGCCGGGCCTCTTCCATCTCGTTCCGAGCGACCGGGCTATCGGCATCGCGGCGTGGTCGGGGGTCCTCCTCGCGGTGGCTGCCATCGTCGGCGTGCCCTACTGGCTGCCCGACCCGTTCGCGATTCCCGCCTCGATGCTGCTGTGGGCGGCGATGTGGGGACTCTACCTTTCCTTCGTCAACGCCGGCCGAATCTTCTACGGCTACGGGTGGGAGTCGATGCTGCTGGAGACGGGCTTTCTCGCGATTTTCTTGGGCGCCGGCGCCTCGGGGCCGCCGGTCCTCGTCGTCTGGCTGGTCAAGTGGGTGCTGTTCCGCAACATGTTCGGCGCGGGCCTCATCAAGATTCGCGGCGACGATTGCTGGCGGGAGTTGACCTGTCTCGATTATCACTACGAGACCCAACCGATTCCGAACCCCCTGAGCTGGTTCGCCCATCACCTGCCGGACCGCTTTCACCGCGTTGAGGTGCTGGGCAACCACGTCGTCGAACTGGCGGTGCCGTTCCTCTATTTCGCCCCGCAACCCTACGCGTCCATCGGCGGCGCGCTCACGGTCGGCTTCCAGTTGTGGCTCATGACGACGGGCAATTTCGCGTGGCTGAACGCGCTGACCATCGTGCAGGCGATTCCGACCTTCAGCGACGAGGTGTTGCTGTCGCTCGCGCCCTCGTCGGTCGGGGCCTCGGTGCCGTCGGCCGCCCCGACGCCGACCTACCTGCAGGTCGCCGCAGTCGCCCTGACAGCCGTCGTGGTCGTCCGGAGCGTCAAGCCAGCGGCGAACATTCTCTCGCGGACGCAGGCGATGAACGCCTCCTTCGACCCGGTACATCTGGTCAACACCTACGGCGCCTTCGGGTCGATTACCAAGCGCCGGTATCAACTCGTTATCGAGGGGACGGACGCCGAAGAGCCCGGCCCCGACGACTGGCAGGAGTACGATTTCAAGGGCCAACCGGTCGCGACCGACGAGCGGCCGCCTCAGTGGGCGCCGTACCACCTCCGACTCGACTGGCAGTTGTGGTTCGCGGCGATGCGACCCCAACCCGGCCCCCGACAGCGGTGGCTCTTCCGGCTGCTCGAAAAACTGCTGGAGAACGACGAGGCGACGCTTTCGCTTATAAATCACAACCCGTTCCCCGATGACCCGCCGGAGCAGATTCGGGTGTTGCGATACCGCTACGAGTTCACCGACCCCGAGGAGCGCGCCGAGACGGGCGAGTGGTGGAACCGACGGCAGGTCGGCACCTACGTCGAGGCGACCGACCGTTCGGCGCTACGAACGGGCGGCATCGGCCGACGCCGACGGAGGTTCTGA
- the metG gene encoding methionine--tRNA ligase, producing the protein MHEEFPTDEPAVVTCGLPYANGDLHVGHLRTYVSGDAFSRALDRVGQNVAFVSGSDMHGTPIAVNAAEEGVDPEEFALEYHEQYEETFPKFNVDFDNYGHTHDETNTEVTREFVRSWIDNDHIVEKEIEVAWDAEQDQPLPDRFVEGTCPYCGEKARGDECDEGCQRHLEPGEIEDPVSTITGNPAEYRTRPHKFLRLSDFQDYLQSFIDRLEGTENAQNQPREWIEGELEDLCITRDMDWGIDYPGEGEEAEDLVLYVWVDAPIEYVASTKQYSERVGTEEFDWEAAWKNQSDGTPPEGGEASDASRSSSGSGTVPDGGDIVHIIGHDIIQHHTVFWPSMLRGADYNEPRAVMACGFVNLAGKAFSTSRNRAVWADDYIEAGLHPDLYRYHIITGSEFTADVNFSWDGLQERVNSELVGTLGNFCYRSLLFAERNYDGTPDTDVSEEVRDRIEEAMAGFREAINDYRVRGLGRAPVELAKFGNEYIQQHEPWKLTDDDPQLAAQVIRDCVQISKAVAVLMEPVLPGKAEELWAQLGEDGSVHDAALGDALAAPPAEFGEPEELFEGLEDERVEELNEQLEASIAAAEAETESDEDAAAESDDMDIEPINDERVSFEEFQDLDLRVAEVLEAEPIEGADKLAKLQVDIGVEERQIVAGIKQLHDLDELPGTRIVVVANLEKNELFGVESNGMLLAAGEDADLLTTHGDSEPGTKVR; encoded by the coding sequence ATGCACGAGGAGTTCCCTACCGACGAGCCCGCGGTGGTCACCTGCGGGTTGCCGTACGCCAACGGCGACCTGCACGTCGGCCATCTGCGGACCTACGTCAGCGGTGACGCCTTCTCCCGGGCGCTGGACCGTGTCGGCCAGAACGTCGCCTTCGTCTCCGGGTCGGACATGCACGGCACGCCCATCGCCGTCAACGCCGCCGAGGAGGGCGTCGACCCCGAGGAGTTCGCCCTCGAGTACCACGAGCAGTACGAGGAGACGTTCCCGAAGTTCAACGTCGACTTCGACAACTACGGCCACACCCACGACGAGACGAACACCGAGGTCACACGGGAGTTCGTCCGGTCGTGGATCGACAACGACCACATCGTCGAGAAGGAAATCGAGGTCGCCTGGGACGCCGAACAGGACCAGCCGCTTCCGGACCGATTCGTCGAGGGCACCTGTCCCTACTGCGGCGAGAAGGCCCGTGGCGACGAATGTGACGAGGGCTGTCAGCGCCACCTCGAACCCGGCGAAATCGAAGACCCCGTCTCGACGATTACGGGCAACCCCGCCGAGTATCGCACCCGACCCCACAAGTTCCTGCGCCTCTCGGATTTTCAGGATTACCTGCAGTCCTTCATCGACCGGCTCGAGGGCACCGAGAACGCCCAAAATCAGCCCCGAGAGTGGATCGAGGGCGAACTCGAGGACCTCTGTATCACCCGCGACATGGACTGGGGTATCGACTACCCCGGCGAGGGTGAGGAAGCCGAGGACCTCGTCCTCTACGTGTGGGTCGACGCGCCCATCGAGTACGTCGCCTCCACCAAGCAGTACTCCGAGCGGGTCGGAACCGAGGAGTTCGACTGGGAAGCCGCCTGGAAGAACCAAAGCGACGGCACGCCCCCCGAGGGGGGTGAGGCGAGCGATGCGAGCCGATCCTCGTCGGGGTCGGGAACCGTCCCCGACGGCGGCGACATCGTACACATCATCGGCCACGACATTATCCAGCATCACACCGTCTTCTGGCCGTCGATGCTCCGGGGCGCCGACTACAACGAACCCCGCGCCGTGATGGCCTGTGGCTTCGTCAACCTCGCGGGCAAGGCCTTCTCGACGTCCCGCAACCGGGCCGTCTGGGCCGACGACTACATCGAGGCGGGCCTGCACCCCGACCTCTACCGCTATCACATCATCACCGGCAGCGAATTCACCGCCGACGTGAACTTCTCGTGGGACGGCCTCCAAGAGCGCGTCAACAGCGAATTGGTCGGCACCCTCGGGAACTTCTGCTATCGCTCGCTGCTCTTCGCCGAGCGGAACTACGACGGCACGCCCGATACCGACGTCAGCGAGGAGGTTCGGGACCGCATCGAGGAGGCGATGGCCGGGTTCCGCGAGGCCATCAACGACTACCGGGTCCGCGGCCTCGGTCGCGCGCCCGTCGAACTCGCGAAGTTCGGCAACGAGTACATCCAGCAGCACGAACCCTGGAAACTCACCGACGACGACCCCCAACTGGCCGCACAGGTCATCCGCGACTGCGTCCAGATTTCGAAGGCCGTCGCGGTCCTGATGGAACCCGTCCTGCCCGGCAAGGCCGAAGAGCTGTGGGCCCAACTCGGCGAGGACGGGTCGGTCCACGACGCCGCCCTCGGGGATGCGCTTGCGGCCCCGCCCGCCGAGTTCGGCGAACCCGAGGAACTCTTCGAGGGTCTCGAAGACGAACGCGTCGAAGAACTCAACGAGCAACTCGAAGCGAGCATCGCTGCGGCCGAGGCGGAAACCGAAAGCGACGAGGACGCCGCCGCCGAGAGCGACGACATGGACATCGAACCCATCAACGACGAACGAGTCAGTTTCGAGGAGTTCCAGGACCTCGACCTCCGGGTCGCCGAGGTGCTGGAAGCCGAACCCATCGAGGGCGCCGACAAACTCGCGAAACTGCAGGTCGATATCGGCGTCGAAGAACGGCAAATCGTGGCCGGCATCAAGCAACTCCACGACCTCGATGAGTTGCCCGGCACGCGCATCGTCGTCGTCGCCAACCTCGAAAAGAACGAACTGTTCGGCGTCGAGTCCAACGGCATGCTGCTGGCGGCGGGCGAGGACGCGGACCTGCTGACGACCCACGGCGACTCCGAACCCGGGACGAAGGTTCGATAA
- a CDS encoding DUF7312 domain-containing protein, with the protein MSDREDPPASAEDEDDDEWAYTLSDLEDRDAAAEERIRPIEAGTPSLEGTVFVLLGVAFAVFIISRLFLG; encoded by the coding sequence ATGAGCGACCGCGAGGACCCCCCGGCATCGGCCGAGGACGAAGACGACGATGAATGGGCCTACACGCTCTCGGACCTCGAGGACCGTGATGCGGCCGCCGAGGAGCGTATCCGGCCAATCGAGGCCGGTACGCCGTCGCTGGAGGGGACCGTCTTCGTCCTTCTGGGCGTCGCCTTTGCCGTCTTCATCATCTCGCGGCTTTTCTTGGGTTGA
- a CDS encoding NfeD family protein: MAELFGYSVPFLLVVAGAVLMVMEAFAPGAHFIVIGLALLTAGLVGLAVGPALPTAVLPLVLAGVVLAAGGAALYVYRTFDFYGGKGAGTTSDSASLRGKTGHVTERVTKNDGEIKLDSGGFNPYYQARAMDGEIAEGEEVMVVDPGGGNVVTVESVSAFEDDIDRELAADRQQEDTEAERNADEERDAA, from the coding sequence ATGGCCGAACTCTTCGGCTACTCGGTACCGTTCCTGCTCGTCGTCGCCGGAGCGGTGCTGATGGTCATGGAGGCGTTCGCCCCCGGCGCACACTTCATCGTCATCGGACTCGCCCTGCTCACGGCGGGTCTCGTCGGGTTGGCCGTCGGGCCAGCGCTGCCGACGGCCGTCCTGCCGTTGGTCCTTGCTGGCGTCGTCCTCGCTGCTGGCGGCGCCGCCCTCTACGTCTACCGGACGTTCGATTTCTACGGCGGAAAGGGCGCCGGCACGACCTCGGATTCGGCGTCCCTGCGCGGCAAGACCGGCCACGTCACCGAACGGGTCACGAAAAACGACGGCGAGATAAAACTGGACAGTGGCGGTTTCAACCCCTACTATCAGGCTCGTGCGATGGACGGCGAGATAGCCGAAGGCGAGGAAGTGATGGTCGTCGACCCCGGCGGCGGCAACGTGGTCACCGTCGAATCCGTCTCGGCCTTCGAGGACGACATCGACCGCGAACTCGCCGCCGACCGTCAGCAGGAGGACACCGAGGCCGAGCGGAACGCCGACGAGGAACGCGACGCCGCCTGA
- a CDS encoding class I SAM-dependent methyltransferase gives MGYHTFDAAGADRLEDAARRYRFLSAEELLWAVAPEGTDTVADLGSGTGFYTDEVAPHADRVYAVDIQEEMHDYYREKGLPENVEPVTSGVGDLPLADDGLDAAFSTMTYHEFASDEAIAEISRVLAPGGRLAIVDWAATGSGEHGPPVDERFTVEEATAALGDHGFEIVHEAVRPETFLVVATLGET, from the coding sequence ATGGGGTATCACACCTTCGACGCCGCCGGTGCCGACCGACTCGAAGACGCCGCCCGACGGTACCGGTTCCTCTCGGCGGAGGAACTGCTCTGGGCCGTCGCCCCCGAAGGGACCGACACCGTCGCCGACCTCGGGAGCGGCACCGGCTTCTATACCGACGAGGTCGCCCCCCATGCAGACCGGGTGTACGCCGTCGATATACAGGAGGAGATGCACGACTACTACCGGGAGAAGGGCCTCCCGGAGAACGTCGAACCCGTAACCAGCGGCGTGGGCGACCTCCCGCTGGCCGACGACGGCCTCGACGCCGCGTTCTCGACGATGACCTACCACGAGTTCGCGAGCGACGAGGCCATTGCGGAAATCAGCCGCGTCCTGGCGCCCGGCGGACGACTCGCCATCGTCGACTGGGCCGCGACGGGCAGCGGCGAACACGGCCCGCCGGTCGACGAGCGATTCACCGTCGAAGAGGCGACGGCAGCGCTCGGCGACCACGGCTTCGAAATCGTCCACGAGGCGGTTCGACCCGAAACGTTCCTCGTGGTCGCCACGCTCGGCGAAACATAG
- a CDS encoding DUF302 domain-containing protein, which produces MPLPIDPSQIDPDEIGEEQTTLEMGHEEAIEHVREAFTDAGFGIPVEFSVSEMLNEKVDAGRDPYHVLGACNPNMADRALDATDNRLGALMPCNVVVWEEAPGRQRVYHVSIMRIARLLGMSPDDEEMADIIAETGELVDDAFGNL; this is translated from the coding sequence ATGCCACTCCCTATCGACCCCTCGCAGATCGACCCGGACGAAATCGGTGAAGAACAGACGACCCTCGAGATGGGCCACGAGGAAGCCATCGAACACGTCCGTGAGGCCTTCACGGACGCCGGGTTCGGCATCCCCGTCGAGTTCTCCGTCTCCGAGATGCTCAACGAGAAGGTCGACGCGGGGCGGGACCCCTACCACGTCCTCGGCGCGTGCAACCCGAACATGGCCGACCGTGCGCTCGACGCCACCGACAACCGCCTCGGCGCGCTGATGCCCTGCAACGTCGTCGTCTGGGAGGAAGCGCCCGGCCGACAGCGCGTCTACCACGTCTCCATCATGCGCATCGCTCGCCTCCTCGGGATGTCGCCCGACGACGAGGAAATGGCCGACATCATCGCCGAAACCGGCGAACTCGTCGACGACGCCTTCGGGAACCTGTAA
- a CDS encoding DsbA family protein, whose product MDNKSNITRRRVLLAGGATTVFGGGIAYLASRSESSSPTYVPEASGSSEGTTGLGIELAGRPIAGNADAPVDIYYWTDYLCPFCKKFETETLPDLGSNYIDTGEVRLVALSYPNIGEYSMPAAVWGRCVWSQVADSNPDAFWRWHEAAFDEQAESGKDWADEGTFRGVTERTAGVAVSEVDSCRQNRREEIRASIEPNLEIAQSAGIQGTPGFVIYNRDSEAAGKLVGAHPYENFESAIERVRQA is encoded by the coding sequence ATGGATAATAAGAGCAATATTACGCGGCGCAGAGTCCTCCTCGCTGGTGGGGCGACGACGGTCTTCGGCGGCGGTATCGCGTATCTCGCGTCCCGCTCCGAATCGAGCAGTCCGACGTACGTTCCCGAGGCCTCCGGGTCGAGCGAGGGGACGACTGGTCTCGGTATCGAACTCGCCGGCCGGCCCATCGCTGGTAACGCCGATGCACCGGTCGATATCTACTACTGGACCGATTACCTCTGTCCCTTCTGCAAGAAGTTCGAGACGGAGACGCTTCCGGACCTCGGCTCGAACTACATCGATACCGGTGAGGTGCGGCTTGTCGCTCTCTCGTATCCCAACATCGGGGAGTACTCGATGCCCGCGGCCGTCTGGGGCCGCTGTGTCTGGTCGCAGGTCGCCGACAGCAACCCGGACGCGTTCTGGCGGTGGCACGAGGCGGCCTTCGACGAACAGGCGGAATCCGGCAAGGACTGGGCCGACGAGGGGACCTTCCGGGGCGTCACCGAACGGACTGCCGGCGTCGCCGTCTCCGAAGTCGATTCTTGCCGGCAGAACCGCCGCGAGGAGATCCGCGCCTCCATCGAGCCGAACCTCGAGATCGCGCAGTCGGCTGGGATACAGGGCACGCCGGGGTTCGTCATCTACAACCGCGATTCGGAGGCGGCGGGAAAGCTCGTCGGCGCCCACCCCTATGAGAACTTCGAGAGCGCCATCGAACGGGTTCGACAGGCATGA